In Haliaeetus albicilla chromosome 2, bHalAlb1.1, whole genome shotgun sequence, a single genomic region encodes these proteins:
- the SLC32A1 gene encoding vesicular inhibitory amino acid transporter — protein sequence MATLLRSKLSNVATSVSNKSQAKVSGMFARMGFQAATDEEAVGFAHCDDLDMEHRQGLQMDILKSDGGEEGGEPPLEGDIHYQRDGTGPLPPSASKEAGVCSELSGQGKPKITAWEAGWNVTNAIQGMFVLGLPYAILHGGYLGLFLIIFAAVVCCYTGKILIACLYEENEDGEIVRVRDSYVDIANACCAPRFPTLGGRIVNVAQIIELVMTCILYVVVSGNLMYNSFPNLPVSQKSWSIIATAVLLPCAFLKNLKAVSKFSLLCTLAHFVINILVIAYCLSRARDWAWDKVKFYIDVKKFPISIGIIVFSYTSQIFLPSLEGNMQNPKEFHCMMNWTHIAACILKGLFALVAYLTWADETKEVITDNLPSTIRAVVNIFLVAKALLSYPLPFFAAVEVLERSLFQDGNRAFFPNCYGGDGRLKSWGLTLRCALVVFTLLMAIYVPHFALLMGLTGSLTGAGLCFLLPSLFHLKLLWRKLLWHHVFFDVAIFVIGGICSVSGFIHSLEGLIEAFRTNAED from the exons ATGGCCACCCTCCTCCGCAGCAAGCTTTCCAACGTGGCCACCTCGGTGTCCAACAAGTCCCAGGCGAAGGTGAGCGGCATGTTCGCGAGGATGGGCTTCCAGGCGGCCACCGACGAGGAGGCGGTAGGCTTCGCCCACTGCGACGACCTGGACATGGAGCACCGGCAAGGGCTGCAGATGGACATCCTCAAGTCCGACGGCGGCGAGGAGGGGGGCGAGCCCCCCCTGGAAGGCGACATCCACTACCAGCGGGACGGCACCGGGCCCCTGCCGCCCTCCGCCTCCAAGGAGGCGGGCGTCTGCTCGGAGCTCTCCGGGCAGGGCAAGCCCAAGATCACGGCCTGGGAGGCGGGCTGGAACGTCACCAACGCCATCCAG GGGATGTTTGTTCTGGGCCTGCCCTATGCCATCCTTCATGGTGGATACCTAGGactctttttaataattttcgCTGCAGTGGTTTGCTGCTACACTGGGAAAATCCTTATTGCCTGTCTTTATGAAGAGAATGAGGATGGGGAGATAGTCAGGGTGAGAGACTCCTATGTGGACATAGCAAACGCGTGCTGCGCGCCTCGCTTCCCCACCCTCGGAGGCAGAATTGTGAACGTGGCTCAGATCATTGAACTGGTCATGACCTGCATCCTCTATGTGGTGGTCAGTGGGAACCTGATGTACAACAGCTTCCCCAACCTGCCCGTCTCCCAGAAGTCATGGTCCATCATTGCCACGGCAGTGCTCCTGCCTTGCGCGTTCTTGAAGAACCTCAAGGCAGTCTCCAAGTTCAGCTTGCTCTGCACATTAGCCCACTTTGTGATCAACATCTTGGTGATCGCCTACTGCCTCTCCAGGGCACGTGACTGGGCCTGGGACAAAGTCAAGTTTTACATCGATGTAAAGAAGTTTCCCATCTCCATCGGCATCATTGTCTTCAGCTACACCTCTCAGATCTTTCTGCCTTCCTTGGAGGGGAACATGCAGAACCCCAAGGAGTTTCATTGCATGATGAACTGGACTCACATAGCAGCTTGCATCCTTAAGGGACTCTTTGCCTTGGTCGCCTATCTGACCTGGGCTGACGAGACCAAGGAAGTCATTACAGACAACTTGCCGTCCACCATTAGGGCAGTAGTCAACATTTTCTTGGTGGCCAAAGCCTTGCTCTCCTACCCCTTGCCGTtctttgcagctgtggaagtccTGGAGCGATCCCTTTTCCAAGATGGAAACAGGGCATTCTTCCCCAACTGCTACGGGGGTGACGGGCGGCTCAAATCCTGGGGACTCACCCTCAGATGTGCCCTGGTAGTTTTCACCCTGCTCATGGCTATCTATGTCCCGCATTTTGCCCTCTTGATGGGTCTTACTGGGAGCCTCACAGGCGCAGGGCTTTGTTTCCTGCTCCCCAGTCTTTTCCACCTCAAACTCTTGTGGAGGAAGCTCTTGTGGCACCATGTCTTCTTTGATGTTGCCATTTTCGTTATAGGTGGTATCTGCAGCGTCTCTGGGTTCATCCACTCTTTAGAAGGCCTCATAGAGGCCTTCAGAACCAACGCTGAAGACTAA